The following is a genomic window from Acidobacteriota bacterium.
CTGGTCGTGCAGGCGATCTACGACACCGACGCCGACCGCTATCCGGGTGTCGACATGTCGCAGCTCTTCTTCCACCACGCGTATCTGTACGAGGCGACCAACCGGCGCGTGCAGACCGGCATGCTGGTGACGGAGATCGACGACCCCGACCGCGCGGGGGCGGTCATCAAGGCCATCGACGACATGTTCGAGAACACCGACGCGCAGACGAAGACCGAGACCGAGGGCGCGTTCGTGGCCGGGTTCATCTCGCTCGCGGGCAACCTCGCCCTGCTGCTGAACGCCATCGGGCTCGCGGTCTCGTTCACCATCCTGCTCGTCACGGCGAACACGATGAGCATGGCGGTCCGCGAGCGCCGCACCGAGATCGCGGTCCTGAAGACGCTGGGCTTCTCCGGGCCGCTCGTGCTCGGGCTCGTGCTCGCCGAGGCGCTCCTGCTCGGCGTGCTGGGCGGCGGGCTGGGGTTGTGGCTCGGCTGGGCCGCCATCCAGGGCCTGTCGAAGGTGCCGATGCTCGGACCGGTACTCGCCGGGTATCCGAGCCTCGGGCTGACGGGCGAGGTCGCGACGCTCGGCATGGGCCTCGCGGTCACACTTGGACTGCTGGCCGGCCTGCTGCCCGCGTTGTCGGCCTACCGTTCGAGCATCACCACGATGCTGAGGCAGGTGTGATGGCGATTCCGCTCTCCTACAACCTCAGGAACCTGCGCGTCCGCTGGCGCGTGACGCTGCTCGCGACGCTCGGCATCGCGCTCGTGGTCGCGGTCTTCGTGATCCTCCTCTCGCTGTCGTCCGGGCTGCGCATCGCGCTGCGGTCGACGGGCCATCCCGACAATGCCATCGTGGTGCAGCGGGGCTCCCAGTCGGAGCTGACGTCGGGCATCGGCCGGACGAACATCGAGTTCATGTCGGTCGACGAGCGCGTGGCGCGCGACGCGGACGGGCGCCCCCTGGCCTCGCCCGAGCTGGTGGTGATGGCCACGCTGCCGCGGCTGCTGACCGACGAGAACGGGAACGTGCAGCTGCGCGGCGTGACGCCGAGGGCCTTCGAGGTGCGGGGGGGCATCCGGATCGTCGAGGGACGCGCCTTCCAGCCCGGTCTCACCGAGGTCATCGTGGGCGAGCGGCTGCCCGAGCGCTTCCGCAACGTGTCGGTCGGGTCGACCATCCGCATCAAGCAGCGCGACTGGCAGGTCGTCGGCATCTTCGCCGCCGAGGGCGGCAGCTTCGAGAGCGAGGTCTGGGGCGACCTCGACGTGATGGCCTCGGCCTTCAACCGCGTGGGCGGGTACCAGTCGCTGACGGTCAGGATGGCCGATCCCGGCCAGGTGGCCGCGATGGCCGCCGACTTCGAGAAGAACCCCCGGCTTCAGGTCACGGTGAAGCCCGAGCGCCAGTACTACGAGGACCAGGCGGGCCCGGTGGGTGGAGCGCTGCTCTTCCTCGCGGTCTTCGTGTCGTTCATCATGGCGATCGGCGCCGTCTTCGGCGCGATGAACACCATGTACGCCGTCGTCGCCCAGCGGACGCGGGAGATTGGGACGCTGCGCGCGCTCGGGTTCCGCCGGCGCAGCATTCTCCTCTCGTTCGTGATCGAATCGTTCCTGATCGCGATGGTGGCCGGGGGGCTCGGGTGCCTGCTGGCGCTGCCGGTCAACGGCATCACGACCGCCACGGGAAACGTCACGTTCAGCGAGCTCGCCTTCGCCTTCCGAATCACGGCGGCGTCGCTCGCGGCGGGCGTCGTCTTCGCGGGCCTGATGGGGGTGTTCGGCGGGCTGCTGCCCGCCTTCCGCGCGGCGCGCCTGCCGATCACCTCGGCGCTGCGCGAGGCCTGACCGGTTCGGCGCTCGACGGTTCTACCGCGGAGACGCAAAGACGCGGAGCGACGACTGACGGAACCCGCCGCTCGTCATCTGCCCGCCACGCCCAGCACACCCCGACCGAAGTAGTCGGACAACGTGAAGGCGACGAGCACGCCGAAGAAGGCGAACGCCGTCACGATCGTCAACTGCGTCAGTCTGTCGCTCCACCGGACGTGCATGAAGTAGAGGATGACGAGCACGGCCTTCACGACGGCGATGCCCATCGCGATGAGCAGGTTCAGCGGTCCGATGTCGATGTAGGTGACGCCCACGGTGGCGCCGGTCAGGACCATGAGCGCCAGGAAGATCGCGTAATACAGGCTCTTCGGTGCGATGTGCGATGACATGATTTCTGCTCGTGGTCGGTCGTCGTGTGCCTGCCGGGCGCGTCAGTGGTGCCCGACGAGATACAGCAGCGGGAACAGGAAGATCCACACGATGTCGACGAAGTGCCAGTAGAGGCCGACGTTCTCGACGGGCGTGTTGTACTCGCGCGAGAAGCGTCCCTTCCAGGCGGCGATGGTCAGCCACGTCAGCAGGCCGATGCCGATGACCATGTGCAGCGCGTGCATGCCCGTCATCGCGAAGTAGACCGAGAAGAAGATCTGGGCCTGCTGGGCGAAGGGGCCGTCGAACATGAAGTGCGGGCCCGGCACGAGGTGGTGCGTGAACTTGTCCGTGTACTCGATCACCTTGACGCCGAGGAACACGCCGCCGAGGAGGATGGTCAGCAGCAGGAACGTCACGATCTGGTTCCGCCTGCCCTCCTGCGCCGCGTGCACGGCGAGTGCCATCGTCAGCGAGCTGCCGATCAGGACCGCGGTGTTGAACGCCCCGAGCGGCACGTCGAGGTGGTAGCTGGCCGCGAGCCACCCGTCCGGGTACCACGTCCGGTAGAGGATGTAGGCCATGAACATGCCACCGAAGAAGAGCACCTCGGTGGTCAGGAAGGCCCACATGCCGAGCGACGAGGCCGCCTGCTGCTGCTCCAGCGAGTCGAAGTGGTGCTGGAGGGCCGGGTGATGCTCCGGCGACGCGTGTGCGTTAGACAAGCTGCTTCTCCTGGACCGTGTAGGTGTAGACCGGCTGCGTCACCACGGGCGTCACCGGGAAGTTCTCCGTCGGTGGCGGCGAGGCCGTCTGCCACTCGAGGCCGCTTGCGCCCCACGGGTTGGCTCCCGCCACCTCGCCCTTCTTCGCCGACCACGCGAAGTAGACCATCGGCAGCAGGTAGCCGAGGCCGAGCAGCGACGCGCCCGCCGTCGACAGCACGTTCAGCACCTGGAACTCCTCGGGATACACGTGGTACCGGCGCGGCATGCCGAGGTACCCGAGCACGAACTGCGGGAAGAACGTCAGGTTGAAGCCGACGAACACGAGCAGGGCGGCGAACTTGGCCCAGCCCTCCGGGTACATGCGGCCCGTGATCTTCGGCCACCAGAAATGCAGGCCGCCGAGGTAGGCCATGATCGTGCCGCCGACCATGACGTAGTGGAAGTGCGCGACGACGAAATAGGTGTCGTGCACGTGGACGTCGAGCCCGATCGCGCCCAGGAAGAGCCCGGTGAGCCCCCCGATGAGGAACAGCCCGAGGAACCCGAACGCGTACAGCATCGGCGACTCGTACGAGATCGACCCCTTGTAGAGCGTCGCGGTCCAGTTGAAGACCTTGATGGCCGACGGGATGGCCACGAGGAACGTCAGGAACGAGAAGATGAGCGCCGCGTACACCGACTGGCTGCTCACGAACATGTGGTGGCCCCACACGAAGAAGCCGACGAGCGCGATGCCCAGGCTCGAGAATGCCACGAACTTGTACCCGAAGACCTCCTTGCGCGAGAAGGTCGAGATGAGCTCGCTGATGACGCCCATCGCCGGCAGCACCATGATGTAGACCGCCGGGTGCGAGTAGAACCAGAACAGGTGCTGGTAGAGCACCGGATCGCCGCCAAGGTTCGGGTCGAAGATGCCGATGTGCAGCGTCCGCTCGAGCGCGACGAGCACGATCGCGATTGCCACGACCGGCGTGCCGAGCAGCATGATCAGGGCCGTCGCGTAGTGCGACCAGATGAAGAGCGGCAGGCGGAACCACGTCATGCCGGGCGCGCGCATCTTGTGGATCGTCACCATGAAGTTCAGGCCCGTCAGGATCGACGAGAAGCCGCTGATGAAGACGCCCAGCCCCGTCAGGATCACGTGCGTGTTCGACGCGGCCGTGCTGTACGGCGTGTAGAACGTCCACCCCGTGTCCACGCCGCCCGTGAGCGCCGCGGTGAGCGTGAAGATCCCGCCCACCATGTAGATGTACCAGCTGAGCAGGTTGATCCGCGGGAAGGCCAGATCCTTCGCGCCGATCATGATCGGCACCAGGAAGTTCCCGAGCACGGCCGGGATGGCCGGCAGCAGGAAGAAGAACACCATGGCCACGCCGTGCATGGTGAAGAACTTGTTGTACGTCTCGGCGCCCGTGAGGTCGCCGGCCGGCGTCATCAGCTCGAGGCGGATGAGCAGAGCGAACAGGCCGCCCACGAAGAAGAAGAACGTGACGCCTGCCAGGTACAGCAAGCCGATGCGCTTGTGGTCCCTGGTGAGCAGCCACGACTTCACCGTGTGCGAGACGTTCAGGTAGTTGAGCCGTGGTTCAGCGGTCGCGGTGTCCATCGTCCTCTAGTCCTTCAACTCTCTCGGCGCGGGAGGCCTCGTCTCCCGACGTCTTCCGGCGCCTGCCTCACTGCTCCACCGGCGTCGTCGGCGCCGCGGCCGGCGCCGCCGTCGGCGGCGCTTCCTGCGGCCCGATCGACTTGATGTAGGCAATCAGCTGCATGAGGCCTTCCTCGCTGATGAGCCCCTGGAAGGTCGGCATCAGCGGCTGGTATCCCTCGACGATCTTCGCCTGCGGATTGACGATCGACTCGCGCAGGTACTCCTCGGTCGCCGTCACGACCGCGCCCGTCGTCAGCCGGACCTGGGTGCCGAACAGGCCGCGGAGCGTCGGCCCCCGGCCCGACGTGTCCTCGCGGTGGCACGTGATGCAGGCGAGATCCGTGAAGAGCTTCTCGCCGGTCTCGGCCATCGAGCCGGTCTGCGGGCCGCCGGCGAGCCACGTCTGGAACTCCTGCGGCTCCAATACCACGACCGAGCCCACCATGCCCGAGTGCTGCATCCCGCAGTACTCCGCGCAGAAGAGGTGGTAGCGCCCCGCCTTCGTCGGCGTGAACCAGAGCGTCGTCGTGCGCCCGGGCACGGCGTCCATCTTCACGCGGAAGGCCGGGATGTAGACGCTGTGGATCACGTCCTCCGAGCCGATCAGCAGCTTCACCGGCTGACCGAGCGGCACGTGCAGCTCGTTGATCTCGCGCTGGCCCGTCACGTGCTGGAACTTCCACATCCAGCGCTTGCCCACGGCGTAGATCTCCATCGCGTCGGCCGGCGGCTTCGACATCGCGAAGAAGACGCTCGCCCCCCAGTAGAAGATCACCATGGCGATGCCGAGCGGGATGATCGTCCACGTGAGCTCGAGAATCAGCGCGCCGTGCACCGGCTGGCCGATCTCGCTGGCGTGCCGCCGCCTGAAGCGGATCGCGAAGAAGATCACGAGCGCGACGATCAGCACCGAGAAGAACGCGGTGAGCGCCACGAGGAAGAAGTACAGGTTGTCGACACTTCCGGCGAAGTTCGAGGCCTGCTGCGGGAAGAGCGGAAAGGTGTCGCCCATGTTCTCTACGCGTCGGCGTGTGGTCCCGAGTTACCGAGTGGCGCCCTCGGCGCCCTGCTTCTCGCGCCGCCACATCACGAGCCAGAAGGTCATCATGCCGAGGATCGTCGCGATGCCGCCGGCGCGAACCAGCGTCATCGTGATCAGCCCGTACTTACCCGTCGTCGGGTCGTAGTGGTAGCAGTACAGCAGCAGCGTGTCGACGGCCGAGCCGATCTTCTGCTCGGCCGCTTCGACGATGCCGAGCCGCAGGTCGCGCGGCGAGTACTCGATGCCGTAGTAGTACCGCGACAGGCGGCCCTGGGGTGTCGCGAGGACCACGCCCGCCGCGTGCGCGAACTGCTTCGTCTCCTCGTCCCAGACGTACCGGAACCCGACGGCCTCCGTGAGCTGCGCGATGGAGCTCTCGGGCCCCGTCAGGAAGTGCCAGCCATCTTCGGTGCCGGGACGCTTGTAGCGCTCCATGTAGGCGCGCTTCTTCGCCGCGGCCATGCCCGGGCCCTCTTTCGGGTTGAAGCTGACCGCCACGACGTCGAACTCGTCTCCGGCGTTGAACCGCAGCACGTCGAGCGCGCTCGTCAGCCCGTTGAGCACCTGCGAGCAGAGCAGCGGGCACTCGTAGTAGACGAGCGCCAGCAGGACCGGGCGGCGCCCGAAGTACGACCTCAGCTCCACCGTCTCGCCGCGCTCGTCGACGAAGAGGAGATCGAGCGGCAGCTGCGCGTCGAGCCGCTGGTCGAACCCGATCTGCTGCAGGATGTTCGGGGTCTCACCCGTGGGTGCCTCGGGGACCGGCGCCGTGCGCATCGCGTTCTGGGCGACGGCCGTCGTCGCAAGGCCCGCCGCCAGCGCGAGCGTCACGACGGACGTCCGGACCGCGCGGGAAATGACTGCCATGATGTCTCGTCTCGCCTTTCTTCCTTCGATCCGTCGGGCGCCCTACCGCCCCCCTGTTGGGTTGGACGCCGGACCCGTCGGCGCCGGTGCCGTCTCCCCGGCCCCGGCGGGCGCCGCGTCGGGCAGCCCGTGCTCGGCCACCAGGTCCATCGCGCGTTCGATCGGGATCTGCGCAATCCCGCGGCTTCGATCCACCCAGGCGTAGCGCTCGAGCGTGGCCCGCTCCGCGGCCTGGAACGCGGCCAGATCCTGGTAGGGCAGCGTCTGCAGCCGGGGCGCCGGCGGCAGCCGATCGCCGGAGCGTTCGACGACCGGCAGCGGCGCCGGCTGCCGGGCCTCGTCGCGGCCGTGCAGCAGGTGCAGCATCCCCCACAGCCCGGCGAACACGACCGCCAGGAACACCCCGGTCGCCAGCAGCAGCCGCTTCGCCCCGGTCAGGTCGACGTCGGTCGTCTCGTGGTTGATCGGCCCGTGCGGGCCGTGCCCGTCAGTGTGAGCCATGATGCGCCAGCACCTCGCCCAGGTACGGGTCGTTCACCGGCAGGAGCGGCCGACCCTTCAGGTTGAACAGGAACACCGCGAACCACAGCCCGCCGATCCCGACGGCCGCCGCGAGGTCGATCCACGACGGCGCGAGCGTCTTGCTGAACTGCGGCATCACCTGGAAGTAGATGTCGATGAAGCGCATGACCAGCAGCAGCCCCGCGATGGCCGTCAGCCGCCGCGCGTTCTGCTTGACGTCGGCCGACAGCAGAATCGCGAACGGCAGCGCGAAGTGGCCGATGACGAGCAGCCCGATCACGTACTCCCACCCGCCCGCGAAGCGCTTCAAGTACCACGGAATCTCCTCGGGCAGGTTCGCCGACCAGATGATCAGGAACTGCGAGAAGATGAAGTAGGCGTAGAGCATGACGAACGCGAAGAGCAGCTTCCCGAGGTCGTGCACGTGCTTCGGCTGCACGACGTTGGCCATCGGCTGCGTCTTCATCAGCACGAACACCGACCCGATGATGAGCGCCAGCGCCGAGAGCCCCGCGCCCCCGATCATCACGAAGCCGTAGATCGTCGAGAACCAGTGCGGGTCGACCGACATCATCCAGTCGACCGACGCGAGCGACAGCGTGAGGCCAAAGACGACGAGGCCTGGCCCCGACAGGCGCCCGAACCGTCGATCGAGCGGCGCACCCGGCGACGCGTCCTGCTCGGTGGACCACCGGATGAGGAGCAGCGCCATGCCGCTCCAGATCGCGAAGTAGCCCAGGGTGCGAATCGTCCAGAACGGCGCATTGAGGAACGGGATCTTGTGCTGCAGGATCGGGTCGGCCGCCACGAGCTCTGGCTGCGCCCACTGGTACACGTAGGGCAGGCCGGCGAGCATCGGGAGGAACAGCAGCGCCATGGCGGGCAGCACCTTCGACCCCGCCTCGAGCAGGCGCCGGATGACGAGCCCCCATTGTCCGCCCGACAGGTGGTGCACCATCATCAGGCCGAGGCACCCGAGCGACAGGCACGTCCAGAAGATGAACGCCACCAGGTACGCCTGGAAGAAGCGGGCCGGGTCGACGAAGTAGCCGCCGCCCATCGCGGCAACGCCGACGACGGCCACGATAGCCGCGCGGCTGCGGTAGACGTCGACCGACTCCGGCACCTGGAACGACTGCGCGGTGACCGGCTCACTCATGGCTGGACGTGCCTCCCTGCGCCGCGCCCTCGAGTTTCGCGCGGTCCTCGTCCGACAGATCTGCGGCCGGTGCGTGCCGGCTCAACTGGAGAGCCCGCAGGTAGGCGGCAATCGCCCAGCGATCCTTGGGCTGGACCTGCGCCGCGTAGTCCTGCATCGCGCCGAAGCCGTTGGTGATGACGTCGTAGAAGTAGCCGACGGGCTGCGCGCGCAGCCGCCCGTCGTGGAACGACGTCGGCTGCTTGAAGCCGCGCTGCACGATCATGCCCGTGCCGTCGCCGGTCTGCCCGTGACACGGCGCGCAGTAGATGTTGAACCGTTCCTGGCCGCGCTCG
Proteins encoded in this region:
- a CDS encoding FtsX-like permease family protein; protein product: MKYLPYLLKHLRRNWIRTTSTVLGMAVCIFLFCTLQTFLAAIQYSLDSASASRLWTRHAVSLVFELPITYKARVEGLPGVRRVAKASWFGGIYDKPENFFANFAVDAEEYLAMSPELMVPDDQRAAFLADRRSALIGRGLANRFGWKIGDIVPLESTIPPYRIGRPFELVVQAIYDTDADRYPGVDMSQLFFHHAYLYEATNRRVQTGMLVTEIDDPDRAGAVIKAIDDMFENTDAQTKTETEGAFVAGFISLAGNLALLLNAIGLAVSFTILLVTANTMSMAVRERRTEIAVLKTLGFSGPLVLGLVLAEALLLGVLGGGLGLWLGWAAIQGLSKVPMLGPVLAGYPSLGLTGEVATLGMGLAVTLGLLAGLLPALSAYRSSITTMLRQV
- a CDS encoding ABC transporter permease — its product is MAIPLSYNLRNLRVRWRVTLLATLGIALVVAVFVILLSLSSGLRIALRSTGHPDNAIVVQRGSQSELTSGIGRTNIEFMSVDERVARDADGRPLASPELVVMATLPRLLTDENGNVQLRGVTPRAFEVRGGIRIVEGRAFQPGLTEVIVGERLPERFRNVSVGSTIRIKQRDWQVVGIFAAEGGSFESEVWGDLDVMASAFNRVGGYQSLTVRMADPGQVAAMAADFEKNPRLQVTVKPERQYYEDQAGPVGGALLFLAVFVSFIMAIGAVFGAMNTMYAVVAQRTREIGTLRALGFRRRSILLSFVIESFLIAMVAGGLGCLLALPVNGITTATGNVTFSELAFAFRITAASLAAGVVFAGLMGVFGGLLPAFRAARLPITSALREA
- a CDS encoding cytochrome C oxidase subunit IV family protein; amino-acid sequence: MSSHIAPKSLYYAIFLALMVLTGATVGVTYIDIGPLNLLIAMGIAVVKAVLVILYFMHVRWSDRLTQLTIVTAFAFFGVLVAFTLSDYFGRGVLGVAGR
- a CDS encoding cytochrome c oxidase subunit 3 family protein, with the protein product MWAFLTTEVLFFGGMFMAYILYRTWYPDGWLAASYHLDVPLGAFNTAVLIGSSLTMALAVHAAQEGRRNQIVTFLLLTILLGGVFLGVKVIEYTDKFTHHLVPGPHFMFDGPFAQQAQIFFSVYFAMTGMHALHMVIGIGLLTWLTIAAWKGRFSREYNTPVENVGLYWHFVDIVWIFLFPLLYLVGHH
- the ctaD gene encoding cytochrome c oxidase subunit I; the protein is MDTATAEPRLNYLNVSHTVKSWLLTRDHKRIGLLYLAGVTFFFFVGGLFALLIRLELMTPAGDLTGAETYNKFFTMHGVAMVFFFLLPAIPAVLGNFLVPIMIGAKDLAFPRINLLSWYIYMVGGIFTLTAALTGGVDTGWTFYTPYSTAASNTHVILTGLGVFISGFSSILTGLNFMVTIHKMRAPGMTWFRLPLFIWSHYATALIMLLGTPVVAIAIVLVALERTLHIGIFDPNLGGDPVLYQHLFWFYSHPAVYIMVLPAMGVISELISTFSRKEVFGYKFVAFSSLGIALVGFFVWGHHMFVSSQSVYAALIFSFLTFLVAIPSAIKVFNWTATLYKGSISYESPMLYAFGFLGLFLIGGLTGLFLGAIGLDVHVHDTYFVVAHFHYVMVGGTIMAYLGGLHFWWPKITGRMYPEGWAKFAALLVFVGFNLTFFPQFVLGYLGMPRRYHVYPEEFQVLNVLSTAGASLLGLGYLLPMVYFAWSAKKGEVAGANPWGASGLEWQTASPPPTENFPVTPVVTQPVYTYTVQEKQLV
- the coxB gene encoding cytochrome c oxidase subunit II, which translates into the protein MGDTFPLFPQQASNFAGSVDNLYFFLVALTAFFSVLIVALVIFFAIRFRRRHASEIGQPVHGALILELTWTIIPLGIAMVIFYWGASVFFAMSKPPADAMEIYAVGKRWMWKFQHVTGQREINELHVPLGQPVKLLIGSEDVIHSVYIPAFRVKMDAVPGRTTTLWFTPTKAGRYHLFCAEYCGMQHSGMVGSVVVLEPQEFQTWLAGGPQTGSMAETGEKLFTDLACITCHREDTSGRGPTLRGLFGTQVRLTTGAVVTATEEYLRESIVNPQAKIVEGYQPLMPTFQGLISEEGLMQLIAYIKSIGPQEAPPTAAPAAAPTTPVEQ
- a CDS encoding SCO family protein, with the protein product MAVISRAVRTSVVTLALAAGLATTAVAQNAMRTAPVPEAPTGETPNILQQIGFDQRLDAQLPLDLLFVDERGETVELRSYFGRRPVLLALVYYECPLLCSQVLNGLTSALDVLRFNAGDEFDVVAVSFNPKEGPGMAAAKKRAYMERYKRPGTEDGWHFLTGPESSIAQLTEAVGFRYVWDEETKQFAHAAGVVLATPQGRLSRYYYGIEYSPRDLRLGIVEAAEQKIGSAVDTLLLYCYHYDPTTGKYGLITMTLVRAGGIATILGMMTFWLVMWRREKQGAEGATR
- a CDS encoding c-type cytochrome; this translates as MHQAPRYDPLERSDFFADQRASRPLVEGVVARGFLREDRLFYTGKDGDRLAEAIPVPVTRELLERGQERFNIYCAPCHGQTGDGTGMIVQRGFKQPTSFHDGRLRAQPVGYFYDVITNGFGAMQDYAAQVQPKDRWAIAAYLRALQLSRHAPAADLSDEDRAKLEGAAQGGTSSHE